One genomic region from Epinephelus moara isolate mb chromosome 8, YSFRI_EMoa_1.0, whole genome shotgun sequence encodes:
- the LOC126394257 gene encoding uncharacterized protein LOC126394257 translates to MFPIQHRNPLEIKPSVSTIRETNDPSTLDPEITVVNWVNVSDQVQLNTSQQDDSVHSAKSGNDTELTEWLKRNTSQSPMTSNDPRVTQQSPSWLPVLEKHDIPIVVGVGVSLAFIFITVTFYSVVQKNEAAPTSRAAQRNLGVPVRHTERRAAGRTYENRAFEDDDCVAVIEQSPNTSDTRARPPGPSLVTVQMEPTFEDLQEDTPPALDNHSVTVETYPEPILDTKIDPSLEEEKGCTLSQPSIQLQCAEDWTSNRGDNRSPCQDALPPPSSLPSRSPSPSPPSRREEGLRSSLTLQSAEACAAPIHHSLSISHGNPPLLLSHHVSLGLTTVAVDVHFYPASTASVAVGTSTHINSVSSSTSVAAPLFSPPLVNNQENDQSTARFHQSK, encoded by the exons atgtttccaaTCCAACACAGAAACCCTCTTGAAATCAAGCCTTCAGTCTCAACCATCCGTGAGACAAACGATCCCTCAACGCTGGACCCTGAGATTACTGTTGTCAATTGGGTCAACGTGTCCGATCAGGTGCAGTTGAATACCAGCCAGCAAGATGACTCAGTTCATTCAGCTAAATCAGGCAATGACACAGAGCTTACAGAGTGGCTGAAGAGGAACACCTCTCAGTCACCTATGACCAGCAATGATCCCAG AGTAACGCAGCAGTCTCCATCATGGCTGCCTGTGCTGGAGAAACACGACATCCCCATCGTGGTGGGAGTGGGTGTATCTCTGGCCTTCATCTTCATCACTGTTACCTTCTATTCAGTGGTCCAGAAGAACGAAGCTGCGCCAACCAGCCGAGCAG CTCAGAGGAATCTAGGTGTCCCTGTAAGACACACTGAACGCCGAGCTGCAGGACGCACATACGAAAACAG AGCTTTTGAAGATGATGACTGTGTGGCAGTGATTGAGCAGAGCCCAAACACATCAGACACCAGAGCAAGACCTCCAGGACCGAGCCTGGTCACAGTGCAGATGGAGCCCACATTTGAGGATCTTCAGGAGGACACGCCACCTGCTCTGGACAACCACTCagtcactgtagaaacatatCCTGAGCCAATCCTTGACACAAAG ATTGATCCGtctctggaggaggagaagggctGCACCTTGTCACAGCCGAGCATCCAGCTGCAGTGTGCAGAGGACTGGACCAGTAACAGAGGAGACAACCGCAGCCCATGCCAGGACGCCTTGCCTCCCCCATCATCCTTACCCTCCCGCTCACCTTCCCCCTCCCCACCGTCCAGACGTGAGGAGGGGCTGCGCTCCTCATTAACCCTGCAAAGTGCAGAGGCGTGTGCAGCACCCATCCACCATAGCCTCAGCATCTCACATGGCAACCCCCCCCTGCTCCTTTCTCACCACGTCTCCCTAGGCCTCACTACGGTCGCAGTGGATGTCCATTTTTACCCAGCATCTACTGCTTCGGTGGCAGTGGGCACTAGCACTCATATCAATTCAGTCTCTAGCTCTACTTCAGTGGCTGCGCCTCTGTTCAGTCCCCCGTTAGTTAACAACCAGGAGAATGACCAATCAACTGCCAGATTTCACCAGTCTAAGTAG
- the ptgs1 gene encoding prostaglandin G/H synthase 1, with protein MKEFSIFSIWVLINLLLLKSSSCAADSSVVNPCCCYPCQNSGVCVRFGADRYECDCTRTGFYGKNCSVPELWTRVRLMLKPSPAVVHFILTHFKLFWDLVNSTFLRDTFMRLVLIVRSDLIPSPPTYNTKYGYLSWESYYNASYYTRLLPPVPKDCPLPMGAKGKPELPDPKVLAERFFRRKTFRPDPQGTNVMFAFMAQHFTHQFFKTNQKVQGGFTKALGHGVDAGNIYGDNLMRQLQLRLHEDGKLKYQLVNGEVYPPSVSEVPVDMVYPESFPPEKRLVMGQELYGLLPGLTMYATVWLREHNRVCDILKAEHPTWDDEQLFQTARLIIIGEIINIIIEEYVQHLSGYYLDLKFDPTLLFNSRFQYSNRIALEFVHLYHWHPLMPDSFLIDGEEIPYSQFVHNTSLLLHYGVEKLVDAFSRQPAGQIGGGRNSNEIVLRVAEMVIRESRATRVRPFNEYRKRFNLKPYTSFYEFTDDVEIARDLEELYGDIDALEFYPGVMLEKTRPNRLFGESMVEMGAPFSLKGLLGNPICSPEYWKPSTFGGETGFNIVKTSTLKKLVCLNTKWCPYVDFHVPRNEEEAKPREPSTEL; from the exons ATGAAAG agTTTAGTATCTTCTCCATCTGGGTGCTTATCAACCTGCTGCTTCTGAAGAGCTCATCATGTGCCGCTGACTCAAGTGTTG TGAATCCCTGTTGTTGCTACCCTTGCCAGAActcaggagtgtgtgtgagatttgGTGCAGATCGCTACGAATGTGACTGCACTCGCACTGGCTTCTATGGGAAGAATTGCTCTGTTC CGGAGCTCTGGACAAGAGTTCGTCTCATGCTTAAGCCGAGTCCTGCAGTGGTTCACTTCATCCTCACCCACTTCAAGTTGTTCTGGGACCTCGTCAACAGCACCTTCCTGCGAGACACATTCATGAGATTAGTGCTGATAG TCAGGAGTGACCTTATTCCAAGCCCTCCAACCTACAACACCAAATATGGATACCTTAGCTGGGAGTCCTACTACAACGCCTCCTACTACACCCGTCTCCTCCCTCCTGTGCCCAAAGACTGCCCTTTGCCGATGGGAGCTAAAG GTAAACCAGAGCTTCCTGATCCCAAAGTGTTGGCCGAGAGGTTTTTTAGGAGAAAGACATTCAGGCCGGACCCCCAGGGAACCAATGTGATGTTTGCCTTCATGGCCCaacacttcacccaccagtTTTTCAAGACAAACCAAAAAGTTCAAGGTGGCTTCACCAAGGCTTTAGGACACGGG GTAGATGCAGGTAATATCTATGGAGACAACCTCATGCGACAGCTTCAACTCCGGCTTCATGAAGATGGAAAACTTAAATATCAG TTAGTAAATGGTGAGGTGTACCCTCCTTCAGTATCTGAAGTCCCTGTGGACATGGTTTATCCTGAGAGTTTCCCTCCAGAGAAGCGTCTGGTCATGGGTCAGGAGCTGTATGGCCTCCTGCCGGGCCTCACCATGTACGCCACCGTATGGCTGAGAGAGCACAACAGAGTCTGTGACATCCTGAAGGCAGAACATCCCACCTGGGACGATGAGCAGCTCTTCCAGACCGCCAGACTCATCATCATTG GTGAGATCATCAACATCATAATAGAAGAGTACGTGCAGCACCTGAGTGGTTACTATCTGGACCTGAAGTTTGATCCCACTCTGCTCTTCAACTCACGTTTCCAGTACAGCAACCGCATCGCTCTGGAGTTCGTCCACCTCTACCACTGGCACCCACTGATGCCCGACAGCTTCCTCATTGATGGCGAAGAAATCCCATACTCCCAGTTCGTGCACAATACCTCCCTCCTCTTGCACTACGGGGTGGAGAAACTGGTGGATGCCTTCTCTCGACAACCTGCAGGACAG atAGGTGGAGGTCGTAACTCTAATGAAATAGTGCTCAGAGTGGCGGAGATGGTCATCAGAGAGTCGCGAGCAACACGTGTGCGGCCCTTCAATGAATACAGGAAGAGGTTCAACCTGAAGCCATACACCTCTTTTTATGAGTTTACTG ATGACGTGGAAATAGCCAGAGATTTAGAGGAGCTCTACGGTGACATCGATGCTTTGGAGTTCTACCCCGGCGTCATGCTGGAGAAAACACGTCCCAACAGGCTGTTTGGTGAGAGTATGGTGGAGATGGGTGCTCCCTTCTCCCTGAAAGGCCTGCTGGGAAACCCCATCTGCTCCCCTGAGTACTGGAAGCCCAGCACCTTTGGGGGCGAGACCGGCTTCAACATCGTCAAAACTTCCACTTTGAAGAAACTGGTGTGCCTCAACACCAAGTGGTGTCCATACGTGGACTTCCATGTTCCACGAAACGAGGAGGAGGCAAAACCAAGGGAACCATCCACTGAGCTTTAA